The Corynebacterium suranareeae genome window below encodes:
- a CDS encoding polyprenol monophosphomannose synthase, with product MSSEAVDDTTLVIIPTYNELENLPLIVDRVRTATPEVHVLIVDDNSPDGTGERADALAAADDHIFVLHREGKGGLCAAYMAGFQWGLERDYQVLCEMDADGSHAPEQLHLLLAEIDNGADLVIGSRYVPGGKVVNWPKNRWFLSKGGNVYINAALGAGLTDMTAGYRAFRRAVLEALPLDQLSNAGYIFQVEIAYRSVELGFDVREVPITFTEREIGESKLDGSFVKDSLFEVTKWGLKHRGGQAKELTKEMIGLLNYEWKHFKKRNTWL from the coding sequence ATGAGCAGTGAGGCCGTAGATGATACGACGCTGGTGATTATTCCAACGTACAACGAGCTGGAGAACCTTCCGCTAATCGTTGACCGCGTACGCACCGCCACCCCTGAGGTTCATGTGCTCATCGTTGACGACAACAGCCCAGACGGCACCGGTGAGCGCGCCGATGCACTCGCCGCTGCTGACGATCACATCTTCGTGCTGCACCGCGAAGGCAAGGGCGGACTCTGTGCCGCATACATGGCAGGTTTCCAATGGGGTCTTGAGCGCGACTACCAGGTGCTTTGTGAGATGGACGCCGACGGCTCCCACGCACCAGAGCAGCTGCACTTGCTTCTCGCTGAGATCGACAACGGCGCCGACCTGGTCATCGGCTCCCGCTACGTGCCAGGCGGCAAGGTGGTCAATTGGCCAAAGAACCGCTGGTTCTTGTCCAAGGGCGGCAACGTTTATATCAACGCGGCACTCGGCGCAGGTTTAACTGACATGACCGCAGGGTATCGCGCTTTTCGACGTGCGGTGCTAGAAGCCCTACCCCTTGATCAGCTCTCCAACGCTGGCTACATTTTCCAAGTTGAAATTGCGTACCGTTCCGTAGAGCTTGGCTTCGATGTCCGCGAAGTCCCTATCACCTTCACCGAACGCGAGATCGGTGAATCTAAACTTGATGGCAGCTTTGTCAAAGATTCCCTTTTCGAGGTAACCAAGTGGGGATTGAAGCACCGCGGTGGCCAAGCGAAAGAACTCACCAAGGAAATGATCGGCCTGCTCAACTATGAGTGGAAGCACTTCAAAAAGCGCAACACCTGGCTGTAA
- the lnt gene encoding apolipoprotein N-acyltransferase yields MTLLVRLALAAMGGLFVYASNEPIGWFIAGIVGIALFFASLAPWSIGTPPKRRRKNEPVPFLQRVSVGPTIPQGMLLGFVHGLVAYLLLLPWIGEFVGSLPYIALSVVEALYSIALGAFGVAIARWKDWKVFLFPAMYVAVEYLRSSWPFDGFAWVRLAWGQINGPLANLAALGGVAFVTFATVLAAVGVAMVVISKKHLTGVIVTASVLVIGAVSSLYIDRDGTSSDSIEVAAIQGNVPRMGLDFNAQRRAVLSNHARETLKLDQQVDLVIWPENSSDVNPFTDAQARAIIDGAVDHAQAPILVGTITVDEVGPRNTMQVFDPVEGPTEYHNKKFLQPFGEYMPFREFLRNFSPYVDSAGNFQPGDGTGVVSMNAANLGRAVTVGVMTCYEVIFDRAGRDAIANGAEFLTTPTNNATFGFTDMTYQQLAMSRMRAIEFDRAVVVAATSGVSAIVNPDGSVSQRTRIFESATLTESIPLKDTVTIAARVGFYVELLLVIIGTLAGLFAVRMNSRSKSDKGSTRPAQQRVKKVPAKKAATNRRKAK; encoded by the coding sequence GTGACACTGCTTGTCCGGCTCGCCCTTGCTGCTATGGGCGGGCTTTTTGTCTATGCGTCTAATGAACCGATCGGGTGGTTTATCGCCGGTATCGTTGGCATCGCATTATTTTTTGCTTCTCTTGCTCCGTGGAGTATTGGAACTCCACCGAAACGGCGGAGAAAAAACGAACCAGTGCCGTTTTTACAGCGGGTATCAGTTGGGCCAACAATCCCGCAGGGCATGCTGCTGGGATTTGTTCATGGTTTGGTGGCGTATTTGTTGCTGTTGCCGTGGATTGGTGAGTTTGTTGGCTCGTTACCCTACATCGCATTGTCAGTGGTTGAGGCTCTTTATTCCATTGCCCTTGGTGCCTTCGGCGTGGCGATTGCTCGTTGGAAGGATTGGAAGGTTTTCTTATTCCCAGCAATGTATGTGGCTGTGGAGTATTTACGCAGCTCATGGCCTTTTGATGGGTTTGCCTGGGTGCGTTTGGCGTGGGGACAAATCAATGGTCCGTTGGCTAATCTCGCGGCACTGGGTGGGGTAGCGTTTGTTACTTTTGCCACCGTGCTGGCTGCCGTGGGTGTGGCCATGGTGGTTATCTCTAAAAAGCATCTAACCGGTGTGATTGTCACAGCAAGTGTGCTGGTGATCGGTGCGGTTTCTTCGTTGTACATCGATCGTGATGGCACAAGCTCTGACAGTATTGAGGTGGCAGCTATTCAGGGCAATGTGCCTCGAATGGGGTTGGATTTCAATGCGCAGCGCCGTGCGGTGTTATCTAATCATGCACGCGAAACCCTCAAGTTAGACCAGCAGGTTGATCTGGTTATTTGGCCAGAGAACTCCTCAGACGTTAATCCGTTTACTGATGCCCAGGCCAGAGCAATTATTGATGGCGCTGTTGATCATGCCCAGGCCCCAATTTTGGTGGGCACCATTACGGTGGATGAGGTTGGTCCACGAAACACCATGCAAGTATTCGATCCTGTTGAAGGCCCCACCGAGTATCACAACAAGAAGTTCCTGCAACCGTTTGGCGAGTACATGCCATTCCGGGAATTCTTGCGTAATTTTTCCCCCTATGTAGATTCCGCGGGTAATTTTCAGCCAGGTGATGGCACGGGTGTGGTGTCGATGAACGCGGCAAACTTAGGCAGGGCAGTCACCGTCGGTGTGATGACGTGTTATGAAGTCATTTTTGATCGCGCTGGCCGCGACGCAATTGCCAACGGGGCTGAATTTTTAACCACGCCCACCAACAACGCAACCTTCGGTTTTACCGACATGACTTATCAACAATTAGCCATGAGTCGAATGCGTGCCATCGAATTTGATAGGGCAGTGGTTGTCGCAGCTACATCGGGTGTTTCGGCCATCGTGAACCCTGATGGAAGCGTTTCGCAACGGACCAGGATTTTCGAGTCCGCCACCTTGACAGAATCCATTCCGCTTAAGGACACCGTGACCATTGCAGCGCGGGTTGGTTTCTATGTTGAATTGCTGTTGGTTATCATTGGAACATTAGCTGGATTATTCGCCGTTCGAATGAATAGCCGTTCAAAGTCTGACAAGGGATCCACACGGCCTGCACAACAGCGGGTTAAGAAGGTGCCTGCGAAGAAGGCAGCAACAAATCGTCGAAAAGCAAAATAA